The following coding sequences lie in one Arabidopsis thaliana chromosome 3, partial sequence genomic window:
- the ATE2 gene encoding arginine-tRNA protein transferase 2 → MKDLSEQIDNAVQKCIQSGEFPSNVQIPKASVKKVFSAKRKKLAEGSEDLLYTSNIAFPIVAAMKHTQTLEKGKNVEENRLSPEAVSEKLLSAMNKVGEFTGFSVKVSKGHINFLSATQVTSSDRNEGEESLCATTIKSSSNKLHARKRKLEMHLKRSSFEPEEYELYKRYQMKVHNDKPESISETSYKRFLVDTPLTEVPSSGYDDEEKIPLCGFGSFHQQYRVDDRLIAVGVIDILPKCLSSKYLFWDPDFASLSLGNYSALQEIDWVKQNQAHCSTLEYYYLGYYIHSCNKMRYKAAYRPSELLCPLRYQWVPFEVAKPLLDKKPYSVLSNISKVSSSSSSPQASETLLESTSEHEDMEQGDTNDDDDEMYNSDEDSDSDSSSSRNRSDITNILISLNGPRLRYKDIPRFKNPVVQKQLESMLVSYRKVVGAELSEIMVYELR, encoded by the exons ATGAAAGATTTGTCTGAACAAATTGATAATGCGGTACAAAAATGCATACAGAGTGGTGAGTTTCCTTCTAATGTTCAGATTCCCAAAGCTTCAgtaaagaaagttttttctgctaaaaggaagaaactagCTGAAGGGTCAGAAGACCTCTTATACACCAGCAACATTGCTTTTCCAATAGTAGCTGCTATGAAACACACACAGACATTGGAGAAAGGCAAAAACGTAGAAGAAAACAGATTATCACCAGAGGCTGTTTCTGAGAAGTTGTTAAGTGCAATGAATAAGGTTGGAGAGTTTACTGGTTTTTCTGTTAAGGTCTCCAAGGGTCATATCAACTTCCTTTCAGCTACCCAAGTTACTTCCTCAGATAGAAATGAAGGTGAAGAAAGCCTATGTGCTACAACAATAAAGTCTTCTTCGAACAAGCTTCATGCAAGAAAGCGGAAGCTGGAGATGCACTTGAAAAGGTCGAGTTTTGAACCAGAGGAATATGAATTATACAAACGGTATCAAATGAAAGTGCATAATGATAAGCCGGAGAGCATCTCAGAAACTTCATACAAACGGTTTTTGGTAGACACTCCGCTCACTGAAGTTCCTTCTTCAggttatgatgatgaagaaaagattcCTCTTTGTGGCTTTGGTTCTTTCCATCAACAATACCGAGTTGATGACCGTCTAATTGCTGTTGGGGTGATTGATATTCTTCCTAAATGTTTGTCTAGTAAATACCTGTTCTGGGATCCGGATTTCGCATCCTTGTCTCTTGGAAACTACTCAGCCCTGCAAGAAATCGATTGGGTAAAACAGAACCAAGCTCATTGCTCTACTCTTGAGTATTACTATCTTGGCTATTACATACATTCCTGTAACAAGATGAGATATAAAGCAGCCTATCGTCCGTCTGAGCTTCTATGCCCTCTCCGGTACCA ATGGGTTCCATTCGAAGTAGCCAAGCCTCTGCTTGATAAAAAGCCTTATTCCGTCTTGTCCAATATCAGTAAggtttcttcatcatcatcatcacctcaAGCTTCTGAAACCCTATTGGAATCTACGAGTGAACATGAAGACATGGAACAAGGGGAtacaaatgatgatgatgatgaaatgtATAACTCTGATGAAGACTCAGACTCAGACTCTAGCAGTAGCAGAAACCGGAGTGACATTACCAATATCCTTATCAGTCTTAATGGACCTCGACTTCGATACAAG GATATACCGCGGTTCAAGAATCCAGTGGTTCAGAAACAACTCGAATCGATGTTGGTTAGTTACAGGAAAGTTGTTGGGGCCGAGCTATCGGAGATAATGGTGTATGAACTCCGGTAA
- a CDS encoding Ribosomal protein L10 family protein (Ribosomal protein L10 family protein; FUNCTIONS IN: structural constituent of ribosome; INVOLVED IN: translational elongation, response to salt stress, translation; LOCATED IN: cytosolic ribosome, ribosome, membrane; EXPRESSED IN: 23 plant structures; EXPRESSED DURING: 13 growth stages; CONTAINS InterPro DOMAIN/s: Ribosomal protein 60S (InterPro:IPR001813), Ribosomal protein L10 (InterPro:IPR001790); BEST Arabidopsis thaliana protein match is: Ribosomal protein L10 family protein (TAIR:AT3G09200.1); Has 1983 Blast hits to 1980 proteins in 500 species: Archae - 322; Bacteria - 1; Metazoa - 680; Fungi - 420; Plants - 226; Viruses - 0; Other Eukaryotes - 334 (source: NCBI BLink).), with translation MVKATKAEKKIAYDTKLCQLIDEYTQILVVAADNVGSTQLQNIRKGLRGDSVVLMGKNTMMKRSVRIHSENSGNTAILNLLPLLQGNVGLIFTKGDLKEVSEEVAKYKVGAPARVGLVAPIDVVVQPGNTGLDPSQTSFFQVLNIPTKINKGTVEIITPVELIKQGDKVGSSEAALLAKLGIRPFSYGLVVQSVYDNGSVFSPEVLDLTEDQLVEKFASGISMVTSLALAVSYPTLAAAPHMFINAYKNALAIAVATDYTFPQAEKVKEFLKDPSKFVVAAAAVSADAGGGSAQAGAAAKVEEKKEESDEEDYEGGFGLFDEE, from the exons ATGGTGAAGGCAAcaaaagcagagaagaagatagcgTATGACACAAAACTATGTCAGCTTATCGACGAATACACTCAGATCTTAGTCGTTGCGGCGGACAACGTCGGATCGACTCAGCTTCAGAACATCAGGAAAGGTCTTCGTGGAGACTCAGTGGTTCTCATGGGTAAGAACACTATGATGAAACGTTCCGTTAGAATCCACTCCGAGAACTCTGGAAACACTGCAATTTTGAATCTGCTTCCCCTCCTTCAG gGAAACGTTGGTTTGATCTTCACTAAAGGTGATCTCAAGGAAGTGAGCGAGGAGGTTGCCAAATACAAG GTTGGTGCTCCTGCTCGTGTGGGTTTAGTTGCTCCTATTGATGTGGTTGTTCAACCTGGCAACACTGGTCTTGACCCATCTCAAACATCGTTCTTCCAG GTGCTTAACATTCCCACTAAGATTAACAAGGGTACTGTTGAAATTATCACCCCTGTGGAGCTTATCAAGCAAGGTGACAAGGTTGGGTCTTCTGAGGCTGCCCTTCTAGCTAAGCTTGGCATTAGGCCTTTCTCGTATGGTCTAGTTGTTCAGTCGGTTTATGATAATGGATCAGTCTTCAGTCCAGAGGTTCTTGATCTTACTGAAGATCAACTTGTTGAAAAGTTTGCTTCTGGTATCTCTATGGTCACTTCCTTGGCTCTAGCTGTTTCTTACCCTACCCTTGCGGCTGCACCGCATATGTTCATCAATGCCTACAAGAATGCTTTAGCTATTGCTGTTGCTACTGACTACACTTTCCCTCAAGCAGAGAAGGTCAAGGAATTCTTAAAG GATCCCAGCAAGTTTGTTGTTGCTGCAGCGGCAGTGTCTGCGGATGCAGGTGGTGGTAGTGCTCAAGCTGGAGCTGCAGCTAAGgtagaggagaagaaagaagaatcagacGAAGAAGACTATGAGGGTGGTTTCGGTTTGTTTGACGAAGAGTAG
- the ATE2 gene encoding arginine-tRNA protein transferase 2, whose amino-acid sequence MISIAGLWTERLTVNDYQALLDSGWRRSGCYLYKPEMEKTCCPSYTIRLKASDFVPSKEQQRVRRRIERFLDGELDAKPSEQTEDQDVSFSREVSVSVKKSLGAAKREKNNELEPIMKDLSEQIDNAVQKCIQSGEFPSNVQIPKASVKKVFSAKRKKLAEGSEDLLYTSNIAFPIVAAMKHTQTLEKGKNVEENRLSPEAVSEKLLSAMNKVGEFTGFSVKVSKGHINFLSATQVTSSDRNEGEESLCATTIKSSSNKLHARKRKLEMHLKRSSFEPEEYELYKRYQMKVHNDKPESISETSYKRFLVDTPLTEVPSSGYDDEEKIPLCGFGSFHQQYRVDDRLIAVGVIDILPKCLSSKYLFWDPDFASLSLGNYSALQEIDWVKQNQAHCSTLEYYYLGYYIHSCNKMRYKAAYRPSELLCPLRYQWVPFEVAKPLLDKKPYSVLSNISKVSSSSSSPQASETLLESTSEHEDMEQGDTNDDDDEMYNSDEDSDSDSSSSRNRSDITNILISLNGPRLRYKDIPRFKNPVVQKQLESMLVSYRKVVGAELSEIMVYELR is encoded by the exons ATGATTTCCATTGCAGGTTTATGGACAGAGAGACTCACCGTTAATGACTATCAAG ctctTCTTGACAGTGGATGGAGACGATCTGGCTGCTATCTTTACAAACCTGAGATGGAGAAGACTTGTTGCCCTTCTTATACAATCCGCTTGAAAGCAAGTGATTTTGTCCCTTCTAAGGAGCAGCAGCGAGTGCGTAGAAGAATAGAAAG GTTTTTGGATGGTGAACTAGATGCGAAGCCGAGTGAGCAGACAGAAGATCAAGATGTCTCTTTCTCCCGTGAAGTTTCAGTGTCAGTGAAAAAATCACTTGGAGCTgctaaaagagaaaaaaacaatgaactGGAACCAATCATGAAAGATTTGTCTGAACAAATTGATAATGCGGTACAAAAATGCATACAGAGTGGTGAGTTTCCTTCTAATGTTCAGATTCCCAAAGCTTCAgtaaagaaagttttttctgctaaaaggaagaaactagCTGAAGGGTCAGAAGACCTCTTATACACCAGCAACATTGCTTTTCCAATAGTAGCTGCTATGAAACACACACAGACATTGGAGAAAGGCAAAAACGTAGAAGAAAACAGATTATCACCAGAGGCTGTTTCTGAGAAGTTGTTAAGTGCAATGAATAAGGTTGGAGAGTTTACTGGTTTTTCTGTTAAGGTCTCCAAGGGTCATATCAACTTCCTTTCAGCTACCCAAGTTACTTCCTCAGATAGAAATGAAGGTGAAGAAAGCCTATGTGCTACAACAATAAAGTCTTCTTCGAACAAGCTTCATGCAAGAAAGCGGAAGCTGGAGATGCACTTGAAAAGGTCGAGTTTTGAACCAGAGGAATATGAATTATACAAACGGTATCAAATGAAAGTGCATAATGATAAGCCGGAGAGCATCTCAGAAACTTCATACAAACGGTTTTTGGTAGACACTCCGCTCACTGAAGTTCCTTCTTCAggttatgatgatgaagaaaagattcCTCTTTGTGGCTTTGGTTCTTTCCATCAACAATACCGAGTTGATGACCGTCTAATTGCTGTTGGGGTGATTGATATTCTTCCTAAATGTTTGTCTAGTAAATACCTGTTCTGGGATCCGGATTTCGCATCCTTGTCTCTTGGAAACTACTCAGCCCTGCAAGAAATCGATTGGGTAAAACAGAACCAAGCTCATTGCTCTACTCTTGAGTATTACTATCTTGGCTATTACATACATTCCTGTAACAAGATGAGATATAAAGCAGCCTATCGTCCGTCTGAGCTTCTATGCCCTCTCCGGTACCA ATGGGTTCCATTCGAAGTAGCCAAGCCTCTGCTTGATAAAAAGCCTTATTCCGTCTTGTCCAATATCAGTAAggtttcttcatcatcatcatcacctcaAGCTTCTGAAACCCTATTGGAATCTACGAGTGAACATGAAGACATGGAACAAGGGGAtacaaatgatgatgatgatgaaatgtATAACTCTGATGAAGACTCAGACTCAGACTCTAGCAGTAGCAGAAACCGGAGTGACATTACCAATATCCTTATCAGTCTTAATGGACCTCGACTTCGATACAAG GATATACCGCGGTTCAAGAATCCAGTGGTTCAGAAACAACTCGAATCGATGTTGGTTAGTTACAGGAAAGTTGTTGGGGCCGAGCTATCGGAGATAATGGTGTATGAACTCCGGTAA
- the ATE2 gene encoding arginine-tRNA protein transferase 2 (arginine-tRNA protein transferase 2 (ATE2); FUNCTIONS IN: arginyltransferase activity; INVOLVED IN: regulation of seed germination, regulation of lipid catabolic process, protein arginylation, response to abscisic acid stimulus; LOCATED IN: cellular_component unknown; EXPRESSED IN: 21 plant structures; EXPRESSED DURING: 12 growth stages; CONTAINS InterPro DOMAIN/s: Arginine-tRNA-protein transferase, N-terminal (InterPro:IPR007471), Arginine-tRNA-protein transferase 1, eukaryotic (InterPro:IPR017137), Arginine-tRNA-protein transferase, C-terminal (InterPro:IPR007472); BEST Arabidopsis thaliana protein match is: arginine-tRNA protein transferase 1 (TAIR:AT5G05700.1); Has 2270 Blast hits to 2031 proteins in 783 species: Archae - 0; Bacteria - 1438; Metazoa - 213; Fungi - 241; Plants - 48; Viruses - 0; Other Eukaryotes - 330 (source: NCBI BLink).) — translation MSSKKAKTKNEASSSRGGIGGESIVADCGRNKSTCGYCKSSTRFSISHGLWTERLTVNDYQALLDSGWRRSGCYLYKPEMEKTCCPSYTIRLKASDFVPSKEQQRVRRRIERFLDGELDAKPSEQTEDQDVSFSREVSVSVKKSLGAAKREKNNELEPIMKDLSEQIDNAVQKCIQSGEFPSNVQIPKASVKKVFSAKRKKLAEGSEDLLYTSNIAFPIVAAMKHTQTLEKGKNVEENRLSPEAVSEKLLSAMNKVGEFTGFSVKVSKGHINFLSATQVTSSDRNEGEESLCATTIKSSSNKLHARKRKLEMHLKRSSFEPEEYELYKRYQMKVHNDKPESISETSYKRFLVDTPLTEVPSSGYDDEEKIPLCGFGSFHQQYRVDDRLIAVGVIDILPKCLSSKYLFWDPDFASLSLGNYSALQEIDWVKQNQAHCSTLEYYYLGYYIHSCNKMRYKAAYRPSELLCPLRYQWVPFEVAKPLLDKKPYSVLSNISKVSSSSSSPQASETLLESTSEHEDMEQGDTNDDDDEMYNSDEDSDSDSSSSRNRSDITNILISLNGPRLRYKDIPRFKNPVVQKQLESMLVSYRKVVGAELSEIMVYELR, via the exons ATGTCGTCGAAGAAAGCGAAGACGAAGAACGAGGCGAGTAGCAGCCGTGGTGGCATCGGCGGAGAGAGTATAGTCGCTGATTGTGGACGAAATAAATCAACTTGCGGTTACTGTAAATCTTCTACCCGCTTTAGTATTTCTCACG GTTTATGGACAGAGAGACTCACCGTTAATGACTATCAAG ctctTCTTGACAGTGGATGGAGACGATCTGGCTGCTATCTTTACAAACCTGAGATGGAGAAGACTTGTTGCCCTTCTTATACAATCCGCTTGAAAGCAAGTGATTTTGTCCCTTCTAAGGAGCAGCAGCGAGTGCGTAGAAGAATAGAAAG GTTTTTGGATGGTGAACTAGATGCGAAGCCGAGTGAGCAGACAGAAGATCAAGATGTCTCTTTCTCCCGTGAAGTTTCAGTGTCAGTGAAAAAATCACTTGGAGCTgctaaaagagaaaaaaacaatgaactGGAACCAATCATGAAAGATTTGTCTGAACAAATTGATAATGCGGTACAAAAATGCATACAGAGTGGTGAGTTTCCTTCTAATGTTCAGATTCCCAAAGCTTCAgtaaagaaagttttttctgctaaaaggaagaaactagCTGAAGGGTCAGAAGACCTCTTATACACCAGCAACATTGCTTTTCCAATAGTAGCTGCTATGAAACACACACAGACATTGGAGAAAGGCAAAAACGTAGAAGAAAACAGATTATCACCAGAGGCTGTTTCTGAGAAGTTGTTAAGTGCAATGAATAAGGTTGGAGAGTTTACTGGTTTTTCTGTTAAGGTCTCCAAGGGTCATATCAACTTCCTTTCAGCTACCCAAGTTACTTCCTCAGATAGAAATGAAGGTGAAGAAAGCCTATGTGCTACAACAATAAAGTCTTCTTCGAACAAGCTTCATGCAAGAAAGCGGAAGCTGGAGATGCACTTGAAAAGGTCGAGTTTTGAACCAGAGGAATATGAATTATACAAACGGTATCAAATGAAAGTGCATAATGATAAGCCGGAGAGCATCTCAGAAACTTCATACAAACGGTTTTTGGTAGACACTCCGCTCACTGAAGTTCCTTCTTCAggttatgatgatgaagaaaagattcCTCTTTGTGGCTTTGGTTCTTTCCATCAACAATACCGAGTTGATGACCGTCTAATTGCTGTTGGGGTGATTGATATTCTTCCTAAATGTTTGTCTAGTAAATACCTGTTCTGGGATCCGGATTTCGCATCCTTGTCTCTTGGAAACTACTCAGCCCTGCAAGAAATCGATTGGGTAAAACAGAACCAAGCTCATTGCTCTACTCTTGAGTATTACTATCTTGGCTATTACATACATTCCTGTAACAAGATGAGATATAAAGCAGCCTATCGTCCGTCTGAGCTTCTATGCCCTCTCCGGTACCA ATGGGTTCCATTCGAAGTAGCCAAGCCTCTGCTTGATAAAAAGCCTTATTCCGTCTTGTCCAATATCAGTAAggtttcttcatcatcatcatcacctcaAGCTTCTGAAACCCTATTGGAATCTACGAGTGAACATGAAGACATGGAACAAGGGGAtacaaatgatgatgatgatgaaatgtATAACTCTGATGAAGACTCAGACTCAGACTCTAGCAGTAGCAGAAACCGGAGTGACATTACCAATATCCTTATCAGTCTTAATGGACCTCGACTTCGATACAAG GATATACCGCGGTTCAAGAATCCAGTGGTTCAGAAACAACTCGAATCGATGTTGGTTAGTTACAGGAAAGTTGTTGGGGCCGAGCTATCGGAGATAATGGTGTATGAACTCCGGTAA